The genomic stretch AATACCAACAATTATCTTCATGTCCGTAATCTGTGTCTTAGGATTGATCGGGAATTGCTTGGTTATCCACGTGTACAGAACAAAATTTAAACTGTCAAattcaaaatgctttattttgtgTCTAAGTGCTGTAGATCTGTTAACGTGTTGCATTTCGATCCCTCTCGACGTTTCTACTACTCTAGATCAGTACACATTTAAACATCAAGTGTTATGTAAGGTGTCTAGAGTGTTTAATGTTTTAGGAACTATTTCCTCTTCGTTTATTCTGCTTTGCATTGCTGTGGACCGATATAGAAAAGTATGCAAACCATTTGGCTGGCAGAttcacattaaaatgacaaagaTTTTGTGTGGACTGGCTATAATTGTAGGTGTTATGGTGTCATTGCCCGCCGCATTTGTTTTTGGTATACATACGTTCGATATCCCAGAATACAATTTGACCGGAAGTGAATGTTCTACAGCAGACGAGATGATAAACACGAAATTTCCGTTCATCTACACGCTTATGTTTGTTATCATGTTTGTAGGTAGCATAATTgaattgtcagttttatattcTTTAATTGGACTAAAAATTCGGGAAACAAGCACgtaaaatgaacatgttgaagcAGAAAATGTCTGTACCAATGCAGTCATCGAGTAACGTGAAAAGCGATACAAGGCTTGACGAGGCGAAAGCAGAGTATATGTCACAGAAGTGTGAATTTACTATCAGCGAAGATAAAAACAATCACAATGAGAGCAGCTCAAACTTGAGTAATGGTCCTGAGATTGAGGAATCGTTAACTGACCTGCAAGATACCGAAGAATCGTGTACATCAGATATGAAAAGTCAAGAGTTCAAAAAGAGTCTTGAAAGATTAAACACTAGTAAGGACTTGAAATGCAGCTTCAGGGAGGAGGGAATGGGTGTTAAATTTCATCCGGAATTGATGATCAGTACAGAAACAAACCAGATAGAGAGAAATGAAAACAGACGTTATCTGAAAACAAACATTGATGTTTCAGTGCAAGAAAGGGAGAATGTCGAAGGCAATACGGAAGTAAATGCAAACCAAGAAATCCTACAAGACACGGTTCTGAGACGTTTGCTATCTTCATTGAGCAATCGAATATCGAGCTTGATGTTACGGTTGAAGTTGAGAAGTCCAAATTCGAACTCAGAAACCAAATTCATGTTCAGAAAGACTGACTTCTCGAAGCAAGCAAGAGCTCGAAAGACAGCGTTCGTCATGTTTGTTGTATCTTTAGGTTTTATAGTTAGTTTCGTCCCCCATTTGCTGTTAATGATGATATGGCAGGCAAAGAAAGACTTTGCTGACGAATTGTCAGACACAGACAAGGCAGTATTTAAGTTTGTTCTTAAGTCCTTCTTTTTTAACTGCGCTATAAGCCCTGTAATTTACAGCATATTAGATTCTAGATTTAAATCTGCTTGCAAAGATATGTTGAGACATTGTGAAAGACGACCGTCACACATTACAAATGATAGTACAGCTTTAGATGTCCCATGGTGCATGGACACACGGAGATAAATATGCACGTAATTAACAATGTatggaatcctgttcgtgccacttcaATTCTCGCCTTACCAACACGCGACAGTGCCATATTTATCACATTGTCGCCTTGGcccaaaacatatatacatacgagatttaacaatccttgCGAGGTTTTTAGGGCGATGATTTTCGTCTTAATATTCGAATATCTTTCTTTACTCTCACATCGGGAAATTGAAATTCCGCCCAAATAGTGATAAATACTTGCGAGAATGAGTAGAACCTCGCCTTGTCGCATTGTTGCACTGTCACTTGGGATAAATTTCTTAACAAATTGTTCGATACAATTCTTCCTGGTTGTTATGTATcaatacaccgaaacaaatttctaatgacagtctcTTCTGATGCCGCTTTCCTTCTTTAACGGTGTAGCAGAACAATTCATCCATGGTACTATAGTAAGAAATAATCCATATCAACGGGCGACAACGCGAGGTTTAACTAGTTATCGCATTTATGTACCATTTTTTAGCGGAAGTTCAATTTCCTGAtacgagaattaagaaagacatgcacAAATGAAGATGATAATTATCGCCCCCAAAACCCGCTAGGATTGTTAAATCTTGCATGTATCTATGTGTTGGGACAAGGCGAGAATGCGATaattatcgcattgtcgcgtgttGGTGAGGCTAGAATTAAAGTGACGACTCGAACTGGTTTCCGTAACCACGAAATATTCAGTGATACAATACATACACGGTTTTCTTAATCAAAGCAAATTACCACATAGAGATATAAGTTAGAGATGCTTTTTGATCTAAGGTTAAAAGCTGCTGGTTGGCGGAGTAgtttaacaaatacaaaatgtaccagTATCTCACAAAATTATGCCGTCATATATTAAAGAGATGGATGTTAACTTCCGCGGTGACTGTCGAGAGATCCAGGAGGTAAACTTTGGAGAGAGGTCTGCTCTTAGTTTTGTcttaagtaactgaaaaataccaATCCTAAATGATTTATTCGATGAATATTTGAGCACAGCCATTATCTTTATCAGCCTTGACAGAGGAAAAATTCCGAAGGATTTAGATATGGTGAATAAGCGGGATGATTAATTTGAACCACTTTTTTGTGAATTGCGGTTTGTTGTGGGATAGGCTGCCGTAGTATAGAGAGACCTATAACACATTGTAAATTGAAGTCCGTTGTTGAAATTTCCCATGTATCTTTTTCTCGGCACGCGAATGGAaaaaagtatgacgtcataaagAAAGGCAGGAAATGCATGGCTGATGAATAATTTCAGGTGTCATCCTCAAAACGATGTTGATACATTTTGTGAATGTTACGTTTATTCTAGTAGATAAAAGcacttttttatcaaaaaagataaaatgtattagaTCTATGCATACAATGAGAAATTATCCATAAATcttataaaatatctaaataacaGTATTAAGTAAAAAACCTCTGTAAAATGGAGCaacatgtttgataa from Mercenaria mercenaria strain notata chromosome 16, MADL_Memer_1, whole genome shotgun sequence encodes the following:
- the LOC123541357 gene encoding C3a anaphylatoxin chemotactic receptor-like, which translates into the protein MKMKNELFDGGENKTAELQTLQNMNSTKVERLIPTIIFMSVICVLGLIGNCLVIHVYRTKFKLSNSKCFILCLSAVDLLTCCISIPLDVSTTLDQYTFKHQVLCKVSRVFNVLGTISSSFILLCIAVDRYRKVCKPFGWQIHIKMTKILCGLAIIVGVMVSLPAAFVFGIHTFDIPEYNLTGSECSTADEMINTKFPFIYTLMFVIMFVGSIIELSVLYSLIGLKIRETST